A window of Mucilaginibacter paludis DSM 18603 contains these coding sequences:
- a CDS encoding TIGR02117 family protein, translating to MKIIKSTLKMLLRTVLGIIAFLGIFLFSAFLLSVWAVQKEPGTPGDVAIYILTNGDHTDVVMPVKNAVFDWSKEMSYSNTLGRDTTGRYVAVGWGDKGFYLNTPTWSQLKFSTAFKAAFALSTSAIHATFYPAMQESNNCKKIMISHAQYKRLVAFIDNSFKRDSTGKVINIKTNANYGKNDAFYDAQRRYNLFYTCNTWANNALKACGQKACVWTPFDRGIFYHYR from the coding sequence ATGAAGATTATTAAAAGCACGTTGAAAATGCTGTTAAGAACGGTACTGGGCATCATTGCTTTTTTAGGCATTTTTCTTTTCTCCGCGTTTTTGCTTTCCGTTTGGGCTGTGCAAAAGGAGCCGGGAACACCCGGCGATGTAGCTATTTACATATTAACCAATGGCGACCATACGGATGTGGTGATGCCGGTAAAAAACGCGGTTTTTGATTGGAGCAAAGAGATGAGTTACAGCAACACCTTGGGGCGCGATACCACGGGTAGATACGTAGCCGTAGGCTGGGGCGATAAGGGTTTTTATTTGAATACGCCTACCTGGTCGCAATTAAAATTCAGCACGGCATTTAAAGCGGCGTTCGCGCTCAGTACGTCGGCTATTCACGCCACCTTTTACCCGGCTATGCAGGAGAGTAACAACTGCAAGAAGATTATGATTAGCCATGCGCAGTATAAAAGATTGGTTGCTTTTATTGATAACAGTTTTAAAAGAGATAGCACCGGTAAGGTAATTAATATTAAAACCAACGCTAATTACGGTAAAAACGATGCCTTTTACGATGCCCAACGGAGGTATAACCTGTTTTATACCTGCAACACCTGGGCCAACAATGCCCTGAAAGCCTGCGGGCAAAAGGCCTGCGTATGGACGCCTTTTGACAGGGGGATTTTTTACCATTACAGGTAG
- a CDS encoding metallophosphoesterase family protein, with the protein MINSPKYNKPVFKLNQPDDSYKAQPLPQPSGKYPYHLALQDILPAISPASMAFHIAGDTGNLRAFSYQTLVAAGMVQQCEQSSPQQSQPCFLYHLGDVVYNHGEAFEYERQFFQPFKNYPGPIFAIAGNHDSDVNPDAETPYNSLDAFRTVFCDTLSREVAFNTTNRKSITQPNVYWVLDTPLATIIGLYSNVPKYGFIDARQRAWFIDQLKAAASKRPDKALLVCIHHSPYSADVNHSSSLTMIDFLESAYQEANVKPDIVFSGHVHNYQRLCKHYPDGSTVPYIVAGAGGYDELHAIADTDDIRFNGDSPRLDQVDLLSYCDTKHGFLKVNLEKTPSGVSITTEYYTVPDELHEGEPLTVTLVDSFTKVIEKIEAG; encoded by the coding sequence ATGATAAATTCCCCGAAGTACAATAAGCCGGTTTTCAAACTCAATCAACCCGACGACTCTTATAAGGCCCAGCCTTTACCCCAGCCTTCGGGCAAATATCCTTACCATTTGGCTCTCCAGGATATTCTTCCGGCTATCTCCCCCGCAAGTATGGCTTTTCATATCGCTGGCGATACCGGTAATTTACGCGCCTTCAGCTATCAAACGCTTGTGGCCGCAGGTATGGTACAGCAATGCGAGCAGTCATCGCCACAGCAAAGCCAACCTTGTTTTTTATACCATTTAGGCGATGTGGTTTATAATCACGGCGAAGCCTTTGAATACGAAAGGCAGTTTTTTCAGCCTTTTAAAAACTATCCCGGCCCCATCTTTGCTATTGCGGGCAATCACGACAGCGATGTAAACCCTGATGCGGAAACGCCATATAACAGTCTGGATGCATTCCGAACCGTTTTTTGCGACACCCTATCCCGTGAGGTAGCTTTTAATACCACCAACAGAAAGAGTATCACCCAGCCCAACGTTTACTGGGTGCTCGATACTCCGCTGGCTACCATCATAGGCTTGTACAGCAACGTGCCCAAATACGGCTTTATCGATGCCCGGCAACGCGCCTGGTTTATTGACCAACTGAAGGCTGCCGCATCAAAACGGCCAGATAAAGCGCTGCTGGTTTGCATACACCACTCGCCGTACTCGGCAGATGTTAACCACAGCTCAAGCTTAACGATGATTGATTTTTTGGAGAGCGCCTACCAGGAAGCCAATGTTAAGCCCGACATAGTTTTCAGCGGGCATGTACACAATTACCAAAGGCTATGCAAACACTACCCCGATGGCTCTACCGTGCCCTACATAGTAGCCGGTGCCGGTGGTTACGACGAACTGCACGCTATTGCAGACACAGATGATATCCGTTTTAACGGCGATAGCCCCCGGCTTGATCAGGTGGATCTATTAAGCTATTGCGATACCAAACATGGTTTTTTGAAAGTAAACCTCGAAAAAACACCATCGGGTGTAAGCATCACAACCGAATATTATACCGTACCGGACGAACTGCACGAAGGCGAGCCGCTTACGGTTACCCTGGTGGATAGTTTTACGAAGGTGATCGAGAAGATAGAGGCAGGATGA
- a CDS encoding (2Fe-2S)-binding protein: MSSKKPCTPAEIEGPVNGTRRDFLKQTSFLTALALTPGSVVKAAESQWDEKLADVFEKVTLNMEVNGVRHTLAVEPRVTLLDLLREQFDLTGTKKGCDRGQCGACTVHVNGVRINSCLSLAVTNEGKKITTIEGLAKGDELHPMQEAFIKHDGFQCGYCTSGQIMSAVALIKEGHAHSETEIREFMSGNICRCGAYPNIVNAIQEVNNGGRS; the protein is encoded by the coding sequence ATGTCCAGTAAAAAGCCATGTACACCTGCCGAGATTGAAGGCCCCGTCAATGGAACACGCCGCGATTTTTTAAAGCAAACATCGTTTTTAACGGCGCTGGCCCTAACACCCGGCAGTGTGGTTAAAGCAGCCGAGAGCCAGTGGGATGAAAAGCTGGCGGATGTTTTTGAAAAGGTAACTTTAAATATGGAGGTTAATGGCGTAAGGCATACCCTGGCTGTTGAGCCACGCGTTACGCTGCTCGATTTGCTGCGTGAGCAATTTGACTTAACTGGAACCAAAAAGGGTTGCGACCGTGGCCAATGCGGTGCCTGCACCGTACACGTAAACGGTGTGCGCATTAACTCGTGCCTTAGCCTGGCCGTTACCAACGAGGGTAAAAAAATAACGACCATTGAAGGCTTGGCCAAAGGCGATGAGCTACACCCTATGCAGGAAGCTTTTATTAAGCATGATGGTTTTCAATGTGGTTATTGCACTTCCGGGCAGATCATGTCGGCCGTAGCGCTGATCAAGGAGGGGCATGCTCATTCGGAAACGGAAATACGCGAGTTTATGAGCGGTAATATATGCCGCTGCGGTGCCTATCCCAATATTGTAAATGCGATACAGGAAGTTAATAACGGAGGACGGTCATGA